In Dioscorea cayenensis subsp. rotundata cultivar TDr96_F1 chromosome 9, TDr96_F1_v2_PseudoChromosome.rev07_lg8_w22 25.fasta, whole genome shotgun sequence, a genomic segment contains:
- the LOC120269200 gene encoding transcription factor MYB60-like, translated as MGRPPCCDKVGIKKGPWTPEEDIILVSYIQDHGPGNWRSVPINTGLMRCSKSCRLRWTNYLRPGIKRGNFTPHEEGMIIHLQSLLGNRWAAIASYLPQRTDNDIKNYWNTHLKKKLKKYHQTTENFGNCHDLMTTSNSSIFPTYSQTSSTYASSTENISRLLEGWMRTSSSSSSPKHIAAATMDQNNMINSGSYVPASHGVFESMLSFDNLSSIAWEKSSAESAIFNGDSEGKERVESHNNPPLSMLEKWLLDEATGQAEEDLMELSGGDQCSDSVIF; from the exons ATGGGAAGACCACCTTGTTGTGATAAGGTTGGGATCAAGAAAGGTCCTTGGACTCCAGAGGAAGACATCATCTTAGTGTCCTACATCCAAGATCATGGCCCTGGGAATTGGAGATCAGTCCCTATAAACACTG GCTTGATGAGATGCAGCAAGAGTTGCAGATTGAGATGGACTAACTATCTCAGGCCCGGAATCAAGCGAGGAAACTTCACTCCACATGAAGAAGGAATGATCATCCATCTCCAATCTTTACTTGGAAATCG GTGGGCAGCCATAGCTTCATACCTGCCACAAAGAACAGACAATGATATCAAGAACTACTGGAACACTCACCTGAAAAAGAAGCTCAAGAAGTATCATCAAACAACTGAAAACTTCGGCAACTGTCATGATCTCATGACTACCAGTAATTCATCTATTTTTCCTACTTATTCTCAAACTTCATCTACTTATGCCTCTAGCACTGAGAACATATCAAGGCTTCTTGAAGGGTGGATgagaacatcatcatcatcatcatcccctAAACATATTGCTGCAGCGACCATGGACCAAAACAACATGATAAACAGTGGTTCGTATGTTCCTGCTTCGCATGGAGTGTTTGAATCGATGCTTTcgtttgataacttgagcagcATTGCATGGGAGAAATCATCTGCAGAATCAGCAATCTTCAATGGTGATTCTGAAGGGAAAGAGAGAGTTGAGAGCCATAACAACCCTCCTCTATCAATGCTAGAGAAATGGCTCCTCGATGAGGCCACAGGACAGGCAGAGGAGGACCTAATGGAGCTCTCCGGTGGTGATCAGTGCTCCGATTCAGTGATCTTTTAA